GCCACCGCGCCCGGCTGGAAGCACGCGGGCGACTACGCCCGTGCGCACGACCTGATCTGGGCCCCGTCCGTCGCCCCCGGCTACGTCGACGACCGGGCTGTCCCCGGCAACACCACGCCCACCCTCGGCCGCGCGGACGGAGCCGCGTACGACAAGCAGTGGACCAACGCTCTGGACCCGGCCGTCGGCGGTTCGCCCGACTGGGTGTCGGTGACGTCCTTCAACGAATGGCACGAAGGCAGTTCGATCGAGCCCGCCGACAGTACGCCTCCGGCCGGTCACGGCTACCAGACCTTCGAAGGGGCCTACGGAAAGACGGGCGAGGCGGCCGAGACCGCCTACCTGGACCGCACGGCGTACTGGGCCGACCGCTTCGAGTCGGCGAAGCGGCGCGGGCGGACGTCCTAGGCGGGGAGTTCCGGGAGGCGTCCCCTCAGGCCGCCTCCACCCGCTTCAGGATCTCCTCCTGCGACAGATAGGCGTCCGTCATCTCGAAGTCCTTGAGCGTGGCGGGCCGCTGCGCCTGGAAGCCGGTGCGTACGTAGTCATCGCCGGCGAGCGCGTTGAGACCCCAGTTCGCGGCCGTCCGGAAGCGCGCCGTGACCGTGCGCAGCGCGCCCAGGTGGTAGCCGCGCGCCACCACCTGGGCGGGCAGTCCCGTCAGCTGCACGCCGAGCGGCTTCGACACCGCCTGGATGCCGCCGAGGTCGACGACCAGACCCATGTCCTTGTGCCGGTAGTCGGCGAGCGGGAAGCCGCGCAGGGCCGAGACGATGTTCTTCCCGGCCGCCCAGCCCTGCCGCATGGCGTGCTGCGCGGTCGGCGGGCAGATCGCGTCGCCGCCCTTGGCGAGGTCCGGGACGGCGGCCGCGTCGCCGAGGGCGAAGACTCCGTCGAGTCCGGGGACCGTCAGGTCGGGCCGCACGACGAGCCGGCCGCGGTTCGTCTCCGCGCCCAGCGTCGCGATGAGCGGGCTCGGGGCGACGCCCGCGGTCCAGATCAGCGTGCGGCACGGCAGGACGCGGTCGTCGGTGAGCGTGACGGTGTCCTCGGTCGCCTTGGCCACGGACACCCCGAGCGAGACGTTCACGCCCCGCCGCTGCATGATCTCCATCGCCTTGTCGCCGAGCCGCGGGCCCAGCTCAGGCATCAGCTTCGGGGCGACGTCCACCACGTGCCACTTGATCTGCGACACGTCCAGGCCCGGATAGCGCTTCACCGCGGCACACGTCAGACGCTGGAGGTACGCAGCCGTCTCCACGCCCGCGTACCCGCCGCCGACCACCACGAACTGCAGCCGCTGTTCGCGCTCCGCACGGCTCGAGCTCGCCGCGGCCAGGTCCAGCTGGGAGATGACGTGGTCGCGGATCCACGCGGCCTCGGCGAGCGTCTTGACGCCCACCGCGTACCGGTCGACGCCGGGGATGTCGAACTGCCGCGTGACACTGCCGGGCGTCAGGACCAGGTAGTCGTAGCGCTCCACGACCTCCTCGCCGTTGATCTTCCGCACGACCACCGCCTTGGCCTTCGGGTCGACGCCGACGGCGCCGCCGGGCACGATCGCGGTGCGGCGCAGCATCCGGCGCAGCGGCACGGCCACCGACTGCGGA
The window above is part of the Streptomyces venezuelae genome. Proteins encoded here:
- a CDS encoding NAD(P)/FAD-dependent oxidoreductase, which encodes MAAPRILIVGGGFAGMECAHKLEKKLSPHEAELRLISPTDHQLYLPLLPHVASGVLTPQSVAVPLRRMLRRTAIVPGGAVGVDPKAKAVVVRKINGEEVVERYDYLVLTPGSVTRQFDIPGVDRYAVGVKTLAEAAWIRDHVISQLDLAAASSSRAEREQRLQFVVVGGGYAGVETAAYLQRLTCAAVKRYPGLDVSQIKWHVVDVAPKLMPELGPRLGDKAMEIMQRRGVNVSLGVSVAKATEDTVTLTDDRVLPCRTLIWTAGVAPSPLIATLGAETNRGRLVVRPDLTVPGLDGVFALGDAAAVPDLAKGGDAICPPTAQHAMRQGWAAGKNIVSALRGFPLADYRHKDMGLVVDLGGIQAVSKPLGVQLTGLPAQVVARGYHLGALRTVTARFRTAANWGLNALAGDDYVRTGFQAQRPATLKDFEMTDAYLSQEEILKRVEAA